atatatatatatatatatacacatatatatatatatacatacatacatatatatatacacacatatatatatatatacatatacatatacatatacatatatatatatatatatatatatatatatatatatatatatatatacactgctcaaaaaaagggaacacttaaacaacacaatataactccaagtaaatcaaacttctttgaaatatgtatatatgtatatccaACCTGGATAAACTTGATTGCTTAATGgctttaagcatagcaggtgctgtgtaactgtgtaatgagggagggtgtggcctaaggaggtcaacgcCCTATATCAAAGTGTGCATAATTGttaggcagctttttttctttaggcaacatgggccaaaaaagagattaaacggactctgaaaagtcaaaaattaccaaaagtctctcagagggatgcagaactcttgaaattgctgaGATATTTTGGCGcaatcacagaaccatcaaatgttttgttgcaaatagtcaacagggtcgcaagaaaagtgttgagaaaaaaaaagatgcaaatgaactgccaaggatttgagaagaatcaagcgtgaagctaccaggaacccattatcttccagttctgtcatattccagaactgaaACCTACCTGGGGTAcaaagaagtacaagatgttcagcgctcagagacatggccaagatAATGAAGGCTGAAacctgaccaccactgaacaagacacatgaGCTGAAGCATGTAGACTAGTCCAAGAaatatctgaagacagatttgatgaaatgagagtgactcttgacggaccagatggatgggcccgtggctggatcagtaacgggcacagagctccacttcaagtcagacgccagcaaggtggaggtggggtactggtatgggccggtattattaaagatgagctcaaaatcaactcccaagcctactgccagtttttagaagacactttctttaagtagtggtacaggaagaagtctgcatctttcaaaaagacaatgatttttatgcaggacagtgctcagtcacatgcatccaagtactcctctgcatggctcgccagtaaaggcattaaagatgaaaatcttatgacatggcccccttcctctcctgacctgaacccaactgagaacttgtgggcaattcttaaatgggagatttacagtgaaggaaaacagtacacctctctgaacagtgtctcggtctgcatggccatcgtcccagaaggaagcctcttctgaaactgacacacaagaaaacctgcaaacagtttgctgaagacaagcagtccaagaacatggaatactggaaccatgtcctgtggtctgacaagaccaagataaacttgtttggctcagatggtgtccagcatgtgtggcagcACTctggtgaggagcaccaagacaactgtctcttgcctacagtcaagcatgctggtggtagcatcatggtctagagctgcatgagtgctgccggcactggggagctgcagttctttgaaggaaacatgaattccaacatgtaccgTGACATTCTGGAGCAGAGCATCCAGATCCGCTCCCTTCGGAAAATGTGCCGCATACAGTTTTTCAccatgataatgaccccaaacacacctccaagatgacaacagccttgctgaaggtaaaggtgggGCATTCTGAAGCGGAAGAAGGAGGAGCACAACAttcaccagctccgtgatgtcatcatggaggagtggaagaggattccagtagcaacctgtgcagctctggtgaattccatgcctaagagggttaaggcagtgctacataataatggtggtcacacaaaatattgacactttgagcacaatttggacatgttgacTATGAGGTGGACTCAATTGTGTTGCCAGccatttagacattaatggctgtgtgttattttcagaggacagtaaatctgcactgctatacaagctgtacactgactactttgttatacccaagtttcatttctatagtcttgtcccatgaaaagatgtaataaaatatttgcagaaatgtgaggggtgtactcacttttgtgagatactgtactttacttttaatgtaagtcaatagaaccagactttttccaggtttttttttagtcATTTCGTTTAGTCCATTCAACATAAAATTTACActcaatataaagggcaacagacattttcaggcATATGCaaaaaaacggcaaaaatggacatacaaggttttgttctgacagcagcgattatACTATGGATATCCGCCCAGCCCAAGAATGGAGGACCACTGAGTGCTTTGAAATAAGAGGTGTTTCAGGTCACACCGTGAGCTGAAACGTGTCTGCCCATTTAAAAGACCTCCATGTACTCTCTGAATTTCTCTGATTTGATGAAGTGTAACGGTGCAACCTCCAAAAGAAGAGCCACCGGGATTTACGTTCAGCAAAGTAATTCCCTTACCGTTACAAGCAGCTAACACAGGTAGCTGAGAAGACCGAGCGCTCTCATCATCGAAGCCCCGCCCCGACTAAACTAATAACTCGCTCGGAGGGACGATGTCCCAAGGCTctaatttacatacacacacacatatatacacacccatcTACACAGCTGTTGACTAGTCATgactaatatatacatattaccggtaagtattcatttattaattatttacttCCTTTGCAGGTTTTCCTCCTTTAGAACACTGAggcccctctccctccctgaaGGTGGATGCGCCCAACAGGGACAAGAAGCCTCGGTCCCCTTTACCTCCCTTTTGCCCTCATCCCCTTCTACACAGGACATCAAGGTAGGTGCATACAACATTACACAGATATTCCTATTGTTcctattaatctcagtgatggGCAAACACTGCACCATCACATGAAGCCATTGCTGTAGAAAATGGTGGCAGCCTAACTGGATGGAGTTCCCCACTTTGGTGAGGTTAGTGACATTTCAGACACATAAATGTTATTTACATATGGTCCCTTAAGGGTAATTAAAGAGCTGATAAAGAGCTGGACTTTAGCTCAGTGGTTGGATTTCTCAGCACATACACTGATTTCTTTCGGGTTTcccagtctgcgcatgtgcgaaaACCGTGGGAAcctgaaataagcaagcagcactTACAGCACCCTTGAGATTTTATATACTTTTTACTTCACATCTTATTCTGTGAATGTATATTGGCTGGTTGTGAAGCAGacatctgattactgcctgactcttGTAAACCAAGAAGTTTTCCTGTTATGTGATTATTACAATTATgccatttggcagacgctcttatccaaagcgacttacaattagatcatttttacacaggaaggcgaaggtagtgttaggagtcttgtccaaggactcttactggtatagtgtagggtgtttaccaagatggggattgaaccccagtctacagtgtagaaggcagaggtgttaaccactacactaaccaaccacaatgTGCATGTAACTGATTTTGCATGCCCTTGTTCATGTTTTGTGTTCCCTCGCAATGATTGTGCATGTAcacctaaataaaatgtgaatggttggtgatattaacttcctctttgtggcacattagtttatgggagggggaagacttttcaagatgggtggtgaccatggtggccattttgaagtcggccattttggatccaactttagttttttcaatgggaagagcgTCGTGTGACGTCAGACttactgagaatttcacaagatgGTGTGCTtggtaactttattctttcatgagttatttacaagtttctgaccacttataaaatgtgttcaaagtgcctcccattgtgttggattgtcagcgcagccctcttctcccactctttacacactgatagcaacaccgcaggAGAAATGCtggcacaggcttccagtatccgtagtttcaggtgctgcacatctcgtatcttcacagcacagacaattgccttcagatgaccccaaagataaaagtctaagggggtaagatcgggagaccttgggggccattcaactggcccatgATGACCAaaccactttggaagctggcacgtttcctgagcaagatggtgcaccaccacattatgggtgtcaggtccgagcattcctagatgagcagtttcctggaaagcacaccattgtttttcttgtgaaattctcagtaagtctgatgtgtcacacgacgctcttcccattgaaaaaactgaagttggatccaaaatggctgacttcaaaatggccaccatggttaccacccatcttgaaaagtttttcccctcccataaactaatgtgccacaaacaggaagttaatatcaccaaccattcccattttatttgggtgtatccatataaatggcccaccctgtacttGTAATGATTTTGCATGCCCTTGCTAATGTTTTGCGTTCCCTCACAGACTATTTTCATAATAATTTTGCATTCCTTTGCAAACACTAAGTGTTATTCTGCTCAAACCTGTCATTTTTAATCCATCTCCCTCCCTTTTTCTGAGTACATGACCGCCCGCtgtctggccggacactgatggactgctgactgtcgagctctcccgttacccacttcagaccagctgcccacaccccagctatcGCCACCTGCCTTTTTCTCAGAGACTCCTAGATATTACTACTACAAGttttactattaatattagtagtataatcattttgtaggtagtctgaccaaaGGAGGATAactccccccttgtgagccttggttcctcttaaggcttcttcctcagctctgagggagtttttccttgccactgtcggcCCCGGGCTTGTTCACCTGGGAGTTTATACATTCATGTCAAAACTTCgtcttcactggaattaagtgaagttgctttgtgacaacatcagttgtaaaaagtgctacaaataaatttaatttgatttgattgaacACTGCCATCATTAGGACATAGCCTGTGTTTCACTCACTGCTCACCTATACAGTTAATCCAGCTCCACAAGCATTTATTAACTGAGAGCCGTGTTAGCATTTTTGTCTGACACATTGCTCTAAAGCAGTGCAGGGCCATGGGATCAGGACAGGTTCGTGTGCATGTCATGCATTGTGGTGACACTTTCCTCCAAGTGGAGATAGAGGTCTGATCTTTCTGGCTGTGTGTCCCATCAGCCCCCTGCTGTGTCATACAACTCCACTTTTAGAACAGCCTGTATGAAACCCGATCATTGTCCTCCCATGTATACTGTGTGGAAAGACCGCCTCAGTGATTTTCTGACTGAACACAGGTAACACTAACACTGTCACTGGTCGTATAGGCTGTGTAGGAGTCACACTtccattaaaatgtttagtttttaaaatggGTCAGTTTCCCAGACTCAGATTACTCCTAAATCTAGCCTAAAAAGAACTTCCAATGCTGATTCATTATAGGGCAATGCAGTTTAGTCTGAGTCTAGGATCAATTTAAGTCTGTAAAACCAGATCATTAGGTTTAACATTCACACTTTGATATTACTGTGCTTTGAATCTAGAGCTGAAATCCCTTCTGAATGCCCTCTAGTTTGTTTACTGAATAGAAATCAAATGTGTTAATGAAATTCCTATATGACCTGCATCTTTCCACtttaaattgattttaaaaagctgaatgTTGACACACTGAGTACATGCTAtattaaagcatttttttctttgtttttattggttATATTGCATGTCCGTGTCCAGACAGATCTCAAGGTCAGTAAGTGTCTAGCATTGTAGCTCACTCGGAAATAGAGCCCATAAAGTAGCTACACTAGATGTGGATGGTTGGCATTTCTGATGCATTTACTGAGGTTGTTTGGGCACAAGTATATGGCATGTGATAAGCACGAGTttgtgaaggagagagagagagagagagagagatgggcaaGATTGGCCAGGGGCAACAGCTTGATCTACTCAAAAGTGCTACAGCCAAATCAGCAACTTTAGAGCcttgtttttcatctttatgatatctgcacattttaactaTTGtatggtttgatgtaaaatggttaaaTGTAAAGAAACGTCTTGAATCTGATTTCTTAACAGGAACCAGTGGTCTATAACATAAatgtggccattttatttactaacccTGCCTGACAGTGATCCCTTTATATATTATTGCTGGCAACACagtaataaatctgaaaaaaagttttctttgattAGATTTTGTCTTACAATGCCTTGCATGTACcactctgccatgaatggaatttaaaaatacattatggCAAAAACTTTTGTAGTAAAACTGTCATAAAGCAGTTTCTCAGGCATCAGGTTATGCATGTAACCATTTCataaataactttctgtgaagcagcgtttagaggcattaaactcttcagatgtgtggttttcatcaccaccactgtgaaccgtTCTGTGTCTgttctttcacatcaaaccactcagaatgacgcTGATGACATCTTGCTGATTTAACTTTTCAGAATTTTTACTAAAAATGGAAAGGATTCCTCTTCAACTTTAGTTTTAAAAAGCATCTATTGCAGTGTTTAACTGTTGGGTTTAAATTGGCTGTTAAAGGCATCTGTTACACAGTTAAAGAGAAAATTATGTATAATGTAATTTGGAACAGATTTTGTACAATAGCTGttagttttaatgctgtttttatcTGTGGGTTGTCAAGACATCTGCACACTCTGGTTAGCCACAGTAAATAGCCGATGGTGTGTGCAAGCTGCTGAGAAATCAGACCTGTCTTTCTTCTGAATAAGTGAAGTGACTAAGCTACCATGATTTGTCATGCAACTTTGTGTGGTTAAGATGAACGTTATTTACTAGAAATGGTTGAGAAATAATGATTGAGCAACTGGGAACTCACGATGCACAGCaaatgatattttaaactttgttCTACCTGGAAGACCTGTTATCTATGGAACTCTTCCACAGGGAGGACCTTGCCAAATATCAGTCATTAATTAGGTGTAGGCTATTATCAGCTTCATGTTATAtaattctttattattattattattcattttagacTGGATAGACTTTAGACCTGACTGTCACACCATGGAAGAGTATAGCGTGGATCCACCGGATGGTGGGTATGGCTGGGTGGTGGTCATCTCCGCCTTCTTCTCCATGGGTCTTACCACCGGCATCCTGAGGAACTTTGGCCTGTTCTTCCTGGACATTCAAAACTATTATGGTGTCCTCACTGGCACTCTGTCATGGGTCACCTCCACCAGCATTGCTATGTTTCATTTGGGAGGTGAGCTGAGCCAGAGTGGCTCAGGACAGCTTCTGCTTCACTTACATCACGACCTGCCAGTAGTACATCCATACtatgatttttgtttttagcttgGTTAAAttactagaaaaaaaataatcaagagTCCCTACATGATGAAGGATTCAAGGTGACTGGGACCCTGATCATATCAGATGATTGTGGTGGAAGATTTACTGCCCTCTATTGGTGTAAACAGTGACGGCCCTGCAGTGGTTATTCTCAATTTATGCTGTTCAAATTATTTaaggtttttaaataaaaatgtaaatttcagaGCAGTGATGCCAGAAAAATTTTAAATTTCAACAGTGCAACATAATGCAACGACCTGAACCCTTGTAGACCAAAAGAATCGAAATCAGCCATGTACACACCCAAATGGCTTGAGGCATGTGATGACTTCttcagtcatttaaaaaaatggtaaCACTGCTGAGGGGCAATATTCATAAGGCTACACAACCAGCATAATCCtagacatttataaaggcttgtTACAACAAGGTTAACACTTTCTGAGGTGCATTATTATAGCCTTGCAAATGCTGCCCTTCAATGAGGTGTTCTCAAAAATATAATGcacacaagaaaaaaatatataaagcaCTTCTGTACAATTCTCTGACTGTACTTTTACTACAAGTTGTAGTATTTTCTCTCTGCAGCTCCACTGGCTGGAGCTCTCAGTGTCTACTTCACGCAGCGTGGTGTTATTATGATCGGTGCAGTTCTGGCTGCCTCAGGGATGATCATTGCCTCTTTGAGTCTGAGCCTGCCATGGATGTATCTGTCTCTTGGAGTTCTGCAAGGTACTGGTAGATAATTTGAGATGTAacttcacattaaaaaaaaaaggcccagAATGTATAACCCTCACCACGAACAAAGTTAGAATCTTGCTCCACGTAGAATCCAAAATACAGTCTCAAACATATAAGAAAGGCTTAAGAGTGGAAAGGCTGCTAATTAAGAGGGCAAGGAATGCTAGATTTGTAGATCATATGACCACTGTTGAAGGAGAACAAAAACCTGAAAGGAATCAGCTCTGGCATCTGTCAGGGCACATTTAGCATTCAATCATGTGGAACTTACTGTAGTTTGGTGCAAGGGCAGCACATCTTACCTTCTGCAATTGCTTGTTGATGTTTACTATAGACAGTCACCCTTTCACTGTTTATGATTAGGCATAGGAATTAATATAATTTACATTCCTtgccaaattacatattttgtagatttttgaagtgaaaagaagaaacaatgcagaaattattttaaaataacagttttctgctaattttagaaATGTAAGATTTAATTTTCCttaaaaagtgtgaaaaaagTATTAATTGTAGGctgtgtaaaagtttggacaccctacTAAATCAGTACTTAGCAACGCGCCTTTGGTGGATAACAATGcttgcaaatactttttcaacCCGCTAGGCGATTGTCTATTCTAAGTTCACCCACTTGTCACAGGATGCTTCGGATTCTGTGATTTACTTGAGCTGTCCACAGCATGTTTACAGTCTAATCATGGATTTCCAATGATTTTCAAGTCAAGGGACTGTGGGGGCTATTCCAAAAAGCTTCTGCTTGCATTTCTTGAAGTACGTCATTTTTAAGGTatattttggatcattgtcttgtcgTAGAAGCCCGCCTcttttcagcttctttttctttctttatattagatcttcagccagctgcttagaggagccCGTGGTTGTTGAGTGTTAGTTGTAAAGTCagatcatttttttccattctggaaTTGTCATTAGATTATTATCTAAGTTAATCAAATATAGTGGATTAACATTTGCaaggatttttttgttgttgttttttaaaaaatatttttttacacagaTAGTTGTTGTTTTACACAGTGttctcttcttttcacttctgaaatcagcaaaatgtgtaatttggcCAAACAAGAACTATATCCTATATTTAATTTGATGCTTATCAATTGCCATGGTTTTGTCATGATTCCTAGGGCTCGGATGTGCCTTCTGCTGGATGCCAGCTAACAGCATGGTCAGCAGGTACTTTAAACGCTGGCGTCCAGTAGCCTTTTCCATCTCCAGCTCAGGAGAGTGCGTCTTCTCTATGGCCTTTGGTCCTTTTTTTCAGTGGCTCATTGAGGCCTACTCATGGCGAGGAGCTCTGCTCATCATTGGAGGTCTTCAGCTCAACCTCTGGGTGTGTGGTGCACTCATGAGACCCCTTAAACCAAACCTGTGTTTCCCAACTCCATCCCAAGAAATGCCTACAGGGGGCTCCAAAGAGTTGAACCAAACATCCAAGACGATTCCTTACCGGTGGTCTCTAATCCGTAGGCCCGAGCTACTGTTATACATTACTTTCGCAACTTTGGCCACAGCCGGCTTCTTCATTCCCCCGCTGTTCCTCGTCCCACACGTTCGTCATATGAGTGTAGAGCAATACTGGGCTGCTTCGCTCCTGTCCATACTGTCCCTAAGTGACCTGCTGGGTAGGCTGGTGGTTGGATGGTTGGCCAGTTTGAGACTGCTGAGAAATCTCCAGGTGCTGGCCATGGCAGCCACAATGCTGGGTGTGGTGTTGCTACTACTCCCCCTTGGGCAGAACTACTGGGCCATTGTGGTCTTCACTGCACTGTATGGCTTCCTGTTTGGCAGCATGGTATCTGTCCATATCGTCAGCATCGTGGACATTGTGGGGCTGAAGGATTTTGATGGTGCCCTGGGACTTTTTATGTTTGTGAGAAGCTCTGGAGTATTAGTCGCGCTGCCTACTGCAGGTCAGTATGAATGCTACTTCATCTTAAAAAGAAACACTAAAAAAGTCTCACAAACATCCATTTTCCCACTATTAACAGAACTGTCTGTAAGTCAGAggccacctttcatttatttccagtcaaaacaatcaagtacaagttgttcattttttagcatcaggaaaaaagcataaaacatatttaaaataataatacaaacgcctcaacaactaaatataatgtatttttagtGACTAGTGTGCCCAATCTATGCACACTAAAATACAGCACTGTGAACTGAATTAATGGTATTACACTCTAAAAGTGGTCATTGCGAATGTGATAAAATATGATTGGGTAACTGTATTTCTGCAATGTCACATAAAATTCTAACACTATGGCTTCTCTGGCACTTTTGCTTTTTCTTGCTTAGCACTTTGTGTGAAAACCTTTATATGTTTAGCGTATAATGTCTTTATGTTGTAAGACACAATTGTTATTGCCACATGCTCATGCTACAGTGTACATTGTTGGTATAAATGTGAATTTATACTGACTATATACATTTTGCAGgtatttttggagcatttttgtgCAACTGATGAAACATGGGTACATTTAATTAGATGCAGGCAAAATGAGATATTTTGTTCCTTTGAAGCTGCACAGTTTCACCACTGCAGTTCAAAATGGAAACCTGTACACTGACTTTCCATTatggctgtttaaaaaaaaaactgtatatatactttatattatAAGAATAGATCATGAAAACATATTGATAGCTTCTACTGCTGATCTCAATCATTAATAACAAGAACATCCTGAAATCTTCCGCAGCAAGAAATGAAGCTCCTACAGGCGTCTCacctttctgtctctgtcacagGCTGGCTGGTGGACAGGGTTGATGACTTTAGTGCTGTTTTCTACCTGGCTGGTGTCTGCATTACTCTGTCAGCTGTTTTCGTTGTGGTGGTTGACAGGATGGTggagaagatgaagaggaagaagagcaTGACTGCTGCAGGAAGCTTCCTGGATCCCAGTGAAACTTGTCCAATAAATGTAATGGACCACTCAGAAGCTTAAAGACATTGTCCTCAAAGAAGGATTGGCCAGGATTTTGCATTAGTTTGTGTTTTGTAAAGGCAGAATGTGTGTAATTTCTAAGATGCATTGTCACCAGGACCAGGAGAGGATGACATGTTGCATTTGAATCGCTTTTTTAAGAAATTTGCATTTGTGGGTTTTGCTACTTAAGGcagcaaattatttatttaaaatcaccatatttttaTTCCACCTAGAATGAATCTTTTCTTTATTGTGCACTGTTTAACagttttaacagtttaaatgttttgtttgtatatttttaattcagcaaaaacagtcattttccCTTCTAATGTACAAtcgtgtgttctctgtagtggatgggttgacttattttcacttagaaaatcaactaaacaagCCATTTAATGATATGTAGACTGTATGTATAATCTAGTATTGATTATACCAAGACTACGCCACTATAGCTTCACATCACTCAGCATAACAGaggaaatatttaatttaatggaGAATATATTTGGCGTATTTCTTTTGTATTTGGTTTAAATAGTTAACACCAAAGTTAACTGACATACTGCTTTGAAACATAACATTTGATAATATACTCATTAAGGAAAGACTGGCCAACTCCAAAGAAACAAAGTGTAAATAGTTAATTTTGCTCATATATGTTATATTACCATATATATGCACGCTCATATTACAGAATAAACCACGACTGCCCAAAAATGAAGTGTTGTATTCTGTTTCGCAAGAACAGagcaaagaaatctacaggtaATCATCACCTATGGGTGTTATGTTATCCCAATTTCCTGCTGATGAAGATGCTTGAACCAGACTTCCCCACCAAGCTCACCCAGCCacgcctttatggaccttgctttgtgcactggggctcagtcatgctggactGGAACAGACCATTCCCCAAACTGCCTAGGCCAACCCCTTATAAACacccccatagcattatccctccgccaccaaactttactgttggcacaatgcagtcaggcaggtaacgttctcatAGCATTTGCCagacccagactcatccatcagactgccagatagagacgtgtgattcgtcactccacatAATGTGTTTCTATTGCTTCTCAGTCCAGTGCTGGAGTGCTTTACACTACCCCCTGCTCCTCTTTTGGCATTgtacattttgatcttaggcttgtgtgtagctgctcggccatggaaacccattttgtgaagctgatAATGTGCTGTTCTTTTACTTTAGTTcttttgcttccagaggcaatttggaatTCTAGTGAGTGATTTAACAGAGGATAGGCactgtgcactgtgtgtgtgtgtgtatatatatatatatatatatatatatatatatatatatatatatatatatatagtaagaATAGTAAGTGTATTGGTAAgcatatcttcttcttctttcggctgctctctttaggggtcgccacagcggatcatctgcctccatcttgccctatctactgcctcctctacttttacaccaaccatctccatgtccaccttcactacatccataaaccttctctgaggtctgcctcttctccttctacccggcagctccatctccaacattccttgaccaatatatccactattcctcctcaacacatgtccaaaccatttcaacctggcctctctggctttatctccattTAGTAAGTATATAAGTGTAAGAATAAATATGCTTTGCAAAACCCTGGTTGCATTTTTGTCACTGCggttaaaatattttctctcTGCAGCTCCACTGGCTGGAGCTCTCAGTGTCTACCTCATCCAACGTAGTCTTCATGATCAGTGCAGTGCTGGCTGCCTCAGGGATGGCCATTGCCTCATTGAGTCTGAGGCTACCATGGATGTACCTCTCCATAGGAGTGGGATATTCTCCAGCACCTCCTgcaaccctgaaggagaagcagcttagtgtgtgtgtctgtgtgtttatggcCTTTTAtggttttgtctgattctcagGTTATTTTTCTTGATCCCTAGGACTTGGAGGCTGTTTCTGCTGGATGCCAGTTAACAGCATGGTCAGCACGTACTTCAAACGCTGGCATCCAATAGTCTTTTCCATCTTCAGCTCAGGGGAACGTGTCTTTTTCATGGCATTCAGCCCTTTTTTCCAGTGGCTTACTGAGACCTACTCTTAGCAAGGAGCTCTGCTCATCATAGGAGGTCTTCAGCTCAAGC
This sequence is a window from Pygocentrus nattereri isolate fPygNat1 chromosome 20, fPygNat1.pri, whole genome shotgun sequence. Protein-coding genes within it:
- the zgc:114041 gene encoding monocarboxylate transporter 13, producing the protein MEEYSVDPPDGGYGWVVVISAFFSMGLTTGILRNFGLFFLDIQNYYGVLTGTLSWVTSTSIAMFHLGAPLAGALSVYFTQRGVIMIGAVLAASGMIIASLSLSLPWMYLSLGVLQGLGCAFCWMPANSMVSRYFKRWRPVAFSISSSGECVFSMAFGPFFQWLIEAYSWRGALLIIGGLQLNLWVCGALMRPLKPNLCFPTPSQEMPTGGSKELNQTSKTIPYRWSLIRRPELLLYITFATLATAGFFIPPLFLVPHVRHMSVEQYWAASLLSILSLSDLLGRLVVGWLASLRLLRNLQVLAMAATMLGVVLLLLPLGQNYWAIVVFTALYGFLFGSMVSVHIVSIVDIVGLKDFDGALGLFMFVRSSGVLVALPTAGWLVDRVDDFSAVFYLAGVCITLSAVFVVVVDRMVEKMKRKKSMTAAGSFLDPSETCPINVMDHSEA